A genome region from Stenotrophomonas maltophilia includes the following:
- a CDS encoding RidA family protein, translating to MSRQIINTEKAPAAIGPYSQAVRAGNTVYFSGQIPLDPATGDIVGAGDVEAQARRAFDNLKAVAEAAGGSLDKVVRLGLYLTDLGEFAKVNAVMQDYFQAPYPARSTIEVSGLPKGANFEVDAVMVID from the coding sequence ATGTCCCGCCAGATCATCAACACCGAAAAGGCTCCCGCCGCCATCGGCCCGTACTCGCAGGCCGTGCGCGCCGGCAACACCGTGTACTTCTCCGGCCAGATCCCGCTCGACCCGGCCACCGGCGACATCGTCGGCGCCGGTGACGTCGAAGCGCAGGCCCGCCGCGCCTTCGACAACCTCAAGGCCGTGGCCGAAGCCGCTGGCGGCTCGCTGGACAAGGTCGTGCGCCTGGGCCTGTACCTGACCGACCTGGGCGAGTTCGCCAAGGTCAACGCGGTCATGCAGGACTACTTCCAGGCCCCGTACCCGGCCCGTTCCACCATCGAAGTCTCCGGCCTGCCGAAGGGCGCCAACTTCGAGGTCGACGCGGTGATGGTCATCGACTGA
- a CDS encoding TcfC E-set like domain-containing protein, translated as MKASAPAVTRLALALALSLSAPLVAARGVPAGFEDLVEGQTEQLDVRLFGRSTGLMPVRVTLDHVQLEAPAEALQALQLPAEAQAALLPALSQPLPRNSHLACRYGGAAAGCGYLDPPEDPTAVRALYDEGEGAVRLFVARQWIPGEPAAQRHHQVSANAENAFLHQQTVNLSGGRDYQALAAQGAGVLGVFERGHVSANWTFSHQRYRNQRTRHDFQLDNAYYRHDIGPEHYLQAGRMDRRNLSSPQGGTFSFSMLPLDRFQGLRIGTTQAYVDSEAAVQATPLTVLLARDARVDAFDGQRLLQTYYLQAGINQIDTRRFPFGNYTVTLRIYEDGVLVRSEEAPFDKGGDWADSSVQWFMQGGRRSERRSDQFDGEMAAMAGVRVPLGRSATVTAGVADLAGFSYGELRVDLRRVFATQEIRASFSGMQGSDGSRGQQHQLSYRRHASWNLYQQRMRGKACEFRDDARDQLGCADSLSASVALPVAGGHAYLAYTRRQTWRQGVGIPGDIDDPLYGLDPLLPPWAPRPSREPQLSRTWQASYNRSERWGDFSASTRVGVWQQHNDGSLRSSRDRGVFLTLTLTRLQQGERGTAQRRYGLDLRQPRHQRPDVTYSVAQSLRQDHDDQFRELSAELRGNNSDRYSATLSGQLQNRIGHTGATVSHYQQRGRDELAYSATHSSGVALGSRGLYWGGGLGADAGLAVQVDGTDDLELTGVAAELQVGGLRRQRLKLGDRRLLPVSAYQSHRAEVQDASALDSIASIRVTGVGGARPLFLPPGKLLRMPVPIEVTYTFIGNAHDLAGTPLRGARILNAPVPGTGSNGGFVADFPRREAVLYLLQDDRLLQCPLQVRERRQVVLLVGAVQCEPLNVAQLPADIRQQARVTRLLQEKALIASSQQAAAGGAR; from the coding sequence ATGAAAGCTTCTGCCCCCGCCGTCACCCGGCTGGCGCTCGCGCTCGCCCTGTCGTTGTCCGCACCGCTGGTCGCGGCACGCGGCGTTCCCGCCGGCTTCGAGGATCTGGTTGAAGGCCAGACCGAGCAGCTGGACGTGCGCCTGTTCGGGCGTTCGACCGGGTTGATGCCCGTGCGCGTCACCCTCGACCACGTGCAGCTGGAAGCGCCTGCGGAGGCGCTGCAGGCGCTGCAGCTGCCGGCCGAGGCACAGGCGGCGCTGCTGCCGGCGCTGTCGCAGCCGCTGCCGCGCAACAGCCACCTGGCCTGCCGCTACGGCGGTGCCGCCGCCGGTTGCGGCTATCTCGATCCCCCGGAGGACCCCACCGCCGTGCGCGCACTGTATGACGAGGGCGAGGGCGCGGTGCGCCTGTTCGTCGCCCGCCAATGGATTCCCGGCGAGCCGGCCGCGCAGCGCCACCACCAGGTCAGCGCCAACGCCGAAAACGCCTTCCTGCACCAGCAGACGGTCAACCTCAGTGGCGGCCGTGATTACCAGGCGTTGGCCGCGCAGGGTGCGGGCGTACTTGGGGTGTTCGAGCGTGGCCATGTCTCGGCCAACTGGACCTTCAGCCACCAGCGCTACCGCAACCAGCGCACGCGACACGACTTCCAGCTGGACAACGCCTACTACCGGCACGACATCGGCCCGGAGCACTACCTGCAGGCCGGGCGCATGGACCGCCGCAACCTGTCCAGCCCGCAGGGCGGCACCTTCAGTTTCAGCATGCTGCCGCTGGACCGCTTCCAGGGCCTGCGCATCGGCACCACCCAGGCCTACGTGGACAGCGAAGCGGCCGTGCAGGCCACGCCACTGACCGTGCTGCTGGCGCGCGATGCCCGCGTCGATGCCTTCGATGGCCAGCGCCTGCTGCAGACCTATTACCTGCAGGCCGGCATCAACCAGATCGATACGCGGCGTTTCCCGTTCGGCAACTACACCGTCACCCTGCGCATCTACGAAGACGGTGTGCTGGTACGCAGCGAAGAAGCGCCCTTCGACAAGGGCGGCGACTGGGCCGACAGCAGCGTGCAGTGGTTCATGCAGGGCGGCCGCCGCAGCGAGCGCCGCAGCGACCAGTTCGATGGCGAGATGGCTGCCATGGCCGGTGTGCGCGTGCCGCTGGGCCGCAGCGCCACCGTCACCGCTGGCGTGGCCGACCTGGCGGGCTTCAGCTATGGCGAACTGCGCGTGGACCTGCGCCGGGTGTTCGCCACGCAGGAGATCCGCGCCAGCTTCAGCGGCATGCAGGGCAGTGATGGCAGCCGCGGGCAGCAGCACCAGCTGTCCTACCGCCGCCACGCATCCTGGAACCTGTACCAGCAGCGCATGCGCGGCAAGGCCTGCGAGTTCCGCGACGATGCCCGCGACCAGCTCGGCTGCGCCGATTCGCTCAGCGCCTCGGTGGCGTTGCCGGTGGCCGGTGGCCATGCCTACCTGGCCTATACCCGGCGCCAGACCTGGCGGCAGGGCGTGGGCATCCCCGGCGATATCGACGATCCGCTGTACGGCCTGGACCCGTTGCTGCCGCCGTGGGCGCCGCGTCCCAGCCGCGAACCGCAGCTCAGCCGTACCTGGCAGGCCAGCTACAACCGCAGTGAACGCTGGGGCGACTTCAGCGCCTCCACACGCGTGGGCGTGTGGCAGCAGCACAACGACGGCAGCCTGCGCAGCAGCCGCGACCGTGGCGTGTTTCTCACCCTTACCCTCACCCGCCTGCAGCAGGGCGAGCGCGGCACCGCGCAGCGCCGCTACGGGCTGGACCTGCGCCAGCCGCGGCACCAGCGCCCGGATGTGACCTACAGCGTGGCACAGAGCCTGCGCCAGGATCACGACGACCAGTTCCGCGAACTGTCCGCCGAACTGCGCGGCAACAACAGCGACCGCTACAGCGCCACGCTCAGCGGGCAGCTGCAGAACCGCATCGGCCACACCGGCGCCACCGTGTCGCACTACCAGCAGCGCGGGCGCGATGAGCTGGCCTACAGCGCCACCCACAGTTCCGGCGTGGCGCTCGGTTCGCGCGGCCTGTACTGGGGCGGCGGCCTGGGCGCCGATGCAGGCCTGGCCGTGCAGGTGGATGGCACCGACGACCTGGAACTGACCGGCGTGGCCGCCGAACTGCAGGTGGGCGGCCTGCGCCGCCAGCGCCTGAAGCTGGGCGACCGCCGGCTGCTGCCGGTGTCGGCGTACCAGTCGCATCGTGCCGAAGTGCAGGATGCCAGCGCACTGGACAGCATCGCCTCCATCCGCGTGACCGGCGTGGGCGGCGCGCGCCCGCTGTTCCTGCCGCCCGGCAAGCTGCTGCGCATGCCGGTACCGATTGAAGTGACCTACACCTTCATCGGCAATGCGCACGACCTGGCCGGCACGCCGCTGCGCGGTGCCCGCATCCTCAACGCACCGGTGCCGGGCACCGGCAGCAACGGCGGCTTCGTGGCCGACTTCCCGCGCCGCGAAGCGGTGCTGTACCTGCTGCAGGACGACCGCCTGCTGCAATGCCCGCTGCAGGTGCGCGAGCGCCGCCAGGTAGTGCTGCTGGTGGGTGCCGTGCAGTGCGAACCGCTGAACGTGGCGCAGCTGCCGGCGGACATCCGCCAGCAGGCGCGGGTGACGCGGTTGCTGCAGGAAAAGGCGTTGATCGCCAGCAGCCAGCAGGCTGCCGCGGGAGGTGCGCGATGA
- a CDS encoding nucleoside hydrolase yields the protein MTHKIPLLIDTDPGVDDALALLMAFADERHDVVALTIAAGNVGLEYTVRNALKLCDIVGRTDVPVFAGSPDPLLHPSVDAAHVHGRDGYGDVDLPPPSRQAEAEHAALAILRLSHEHAGELMLVMLGPLTNLALALKLDPTLPQRIKRIVVMGGAVTCHGNITPAAEFNIAFDPEAAHVVFTSFKHLLVSDWEATVAHGLPLEDAEQWLQADSDRARFYELISRKTRALSEDAKGGRWYTADAVAMAWALNPEGQLQVESRPLNVELNGTFSRGATIVDWNRQTGQPDNCDLLMAYDQQRFEALVRQALGAD from the coding sequence ATGACCCACAAGATCCCGCTGTTGATCGACACCGACCCCGGTGTGGACGACGCCCTGGCCCTGCTGATGGCCTTCGCCGATGAACGGCACGACGTGGTCGCCCTGACCATCGCCGCCGGCAATGTCGGCCTCGAATACACCGTCCGCAACGCCCTCAAGCTCTGCGACATCGTCGGCCGCACCGACGTGCCGGTGTTTGCCGGCAGCCCGGATCCGCTGCTGCATCCCTCCGTCGACGCTGCCCACGTGCATGGCCGTGATGGCTACGGCGACGTGGACCTGCCGCCGCCCAGCCGCCAGGCCGAAGCCGAGCACGCCGCGCTGGCCATCCTGCGCCTGTCGCACGAGCACGCCGGCGAACTGATGCTGGTGATGCTCGGCCCGCTGACCAACCTGGCACTGGCGCTGAAGCTGGACCCGACCCTGCCACAGCGCATCAAGCGCATCGTGGTGATGGGCGGCGCGGTCACCTGCCACGGCAACATCACCCCGGCGGCCGAATTCAACATCGCCTTCGACCCGGAAGCGGCGCACGTGGTGTTCACCTCGTTCAAGCACCTGCTGGTGTCGGATTGGGAAGCCACCGTCGCCCACGGCCTGCCGCTGGAAGATGCCGAGCAGTGGCTGCAGGCCGATTCCGATCGCGCCCGCTTCTACGAGCTGATCTCGCGCAAGACCCGCGCGCTGTCGGAAGACGCCAAGGGCGGCCGCTGGTACACCGCCGATGCGGTGGCCATGGCCTGGGCGCTGAACCCGGAAGGGCAGCTGCAGGTGGAATCGCGTCCGCTGAACGTGGAACTGAACGGCACGTTCAGCCGCGGTGCCACCATCGTCGACTGGAACCGCCAGACCGGCCAGCCGGACAACTGCGATCTGCTGATGGCCTACGACCAGCAGCGTTTCGAGGCCCTGGTGCGCCAGGCCCTGGGCGCGGACTGA
- a CDS encoding type B 50S ribosomal protein L31 produces MKADIHPNYRDVVFHDVTSDFKILTRSTMATKETIKWEDGNDYPLVKVEISSASHPFYTGKHKVIDTSGRIDKFQKRYAR; encoded by the coding sequence ATGAAGGCCGATATCCATCCGAACTACCGCGACGTCGTCTTCCATGACGTCACCTCCGATTTCAAGATCCTGACCCGCTCGACCATGGCGACGAAGGAAACCATCAAGTGGGAAGACGGCAACGACTACCCGCTGGTGAAGGTTGAAATTTCCTCGGCTTCGCACCCGTTCTACACGGGCAAGCACAAGGTCATCGACACCTCGGGCCGTATCGACAAGTTCCAGAAGCGCTACGCGCGCTGA
- a CDS encoding citrate synthase: protein MSDLDQVTLNAGDKSVVLPVIKPTLGNDCVDIAKLTKETGYFTYDSGFTATASCKSAITYIDGDKGVLLYRGYPIEQLSEKSSYVEVAYLLINGERPSAEQLKAFTDELAAEANVDDSINTLIGSFAKDAHPMAILAAAIAQLSAIYHDSLDLSDAEQRRQAAVRLIAKVPTLSALIYRHGKGLPANKPDTSLDYVSRFLKQTFESADGQYDLNPDVVKALDLLFILHADHEQNASTSTVRLVGSTGANPYASVAAGVTALWGPAHGGANEAVLKMLEEIGTADNVESAVVKAKDKTSGFRLMGFGHRVYKNFDPRAKVIGEMTSKVLKQLGVQDPLLDVAVKLEQAALQDEYFVARKLYPNVDFYSGIIYKALQIPTEMFTVMFALGRTSGWVSHWLEQQVDPEMKIGRPRQVYTGSDVRDYQG, encoded by the coding sequence GTGTCCGATCTTGATCAGGTCACGCTCAACGCCGGCGATAAGTCGGTCGTTCTGCCCGTCATCAAACCCACCCTTGGCAACGACTGCGTCGACATCGCGAAGCTGACCAAGGAAACGGGGTATTTCACCTACGATTCCGGCTTCACGGCGACGGCCAGCTGCAAGTCCGCCATCACCTACATCGACGGCGACAAGGGCGTGCTGCTGTACCGCGGCTACCCGATCGAACAGCTGTCGGAAAAGTCGAGCTACGTCGAAGTGGCCTACCTGCTGATCAACGGCGAGCGCCCGAGCGCCGAGCAGCTGAAGGCCTTCACCGATGAGCTGGCTGCCGAAGCCAACGTCGACGATTCGATCAACACCCTGATCGGCAGCTTCGCCAAGGACGCCCATCCGATGGCGATCCTGGCCGCTGCGATCGCCCAGCTGTCGGCCATCTACCACGACTCGCTGGACCTGTCCGACGCCGAACAGCGCCGCCAGGCCGCCGTGCGCCTGATCGCCAAGGTGCCGACCCTGTCGGCGCTGATCTACCGCCACGGCAAGGGCCTGCCGGCCAACAAGCCGGACACCTCGCTGGATTACGTCAGCCGCTTCCTGAAGCAGACCTTCGAGTCGGCTGACGGCCAGTACGATCTGAACCCGGACGTGGTGAAGGCGCTGGACCTGCTGTTCATCCTGCACGCCGACCACGAGCAGAACGCCTCGACCTCGACCGTGCGCCTGGTCGGCTCGACCGGTGCCAACCCGTACGCGTCGGTCGCCGCGGGCGTCACCGCGCTGTGGGGTCCGGCCCACGGCGGTGCCAACGAAGCCGTGCTGAAGATGCTGGAAGAGATCGGCACCGCCGACAACGTCGAGTCCGCCGTGGTCAAGGCCAAGGACAAGACCTCCGGCTTCCGCCTGATGGGCTTCGGCCACCGCGTCTACAAGAACTTCGACCCGCGCGCCAAGGTCATCGGCGAGATGACCAGCAAGGTGCTCAAGCAGCTGGGCGTGCAGGATCCGCTGCTGGACGTGGCCGTGAAGCTGGAACAGGCCGCGCTGCAGGACGAGTACTTCGTCGCCCGCAAGCTGTACCCGAACGTCGATTTCTACAGCGGCATCATCTACAAGGCGCTGCAGATCCCGACCGAGATGTTCACCGTCATGTTCGCGCTGGGCCGTACCTCCGGCTGGGTGTCGCATTGGCTGGAACAGCAGGTCGACCCGGAAATGAAGATCGGCCGTCCGCGCCAGGTCTACACCGGCAGCGACGTGCGCGACTACCAGGGCTGA
- a CDS encoding CfaE/CblD family pilus tip adhesin encodes MSRWLWWWLMLFSALVLVVPQAMAQRPPETHPTDEHRDIVMSWDRSAMPGDIVLMPPRTLLAYDHVDPGKRYGELHLTCVSDSSAERGRCPVEGFLDILLGTRAIPLEFVEARSNMRVELGLQAGLERALSGRSCLGDFWQEGIRAPWSTFAPECSTDSAVGTGAQIALFATELEKLVAGIWTATLELRANTPDARNLATYTYRFTLTITDYDAVSIYLPEFQEAAPTVGLNLSYDPIARTVGGRAHLDMCLYDGLGSQSEYLGVTVRDSGTRPPGPTGYSVWHTDGAGGDSQRMDYTVTLDHNGARIPLRNGVEEQLRNIDTARLRLVMLPGMSQPVFCVPTPLTLDTPRVPIDEKRSGAYQGDLKVELRLPTSRP; translated from the coding sequence ATGAGCCGGTGGCTGTGGTGGTGGCTGATGCTGTTCAGTGCGCTGGTGCTGGTGGTGCCGCAGGCGATGGCACAGCGGCCACCGGAAACGCATCCGACCGATGAGCATCGCGACATCGTGATGAGTTGGGATCGGTCTGCGATGCCGGGGGACATCGTGTTGATGCCGCCGCGCACGCTGCTGGCGTACGACCATGTGGATCCGGGTAAGCGCTATGGCGAGCTGCATCTGACGTGTGTTTCGGATAGTAGCGCGGAGAGGGGGCGGTGCCCGGTGGAGGGCTTCCTCGATATTCTGCTGGGGACAAGAGCCATACCGCTTGAGTTCGTTGAGGCGAGATCAAACATGCGCGTCGAGCTCGGCTTGCAGGCTGGACTCGAGAGGGCACTCAGTGGGCGGTCCTGTCTTGGTGACTTCTGGCAGGAAGGTATCCGGGCGCCGTGGTCGACGTTCGCGCCAGAATGTTCGACTGATTCTGCAGTGGGTACTGGCGCGCAGATCGCTCTCTTCGCAACCGAGCTTGAGAAACTCGTCGCCGGCATCTGGACCGCGACGCTCGAACTCCGCGCGAACACCCCCGACGCCCGCAACCTCGCCACGTACACCTACCGCTTCACACTCACCATCACCGACTACGACGCGGTCTCCATCTACCTGCCCGAGTTCCAGGAAGCCGCGCCCACCGTAGGCCTCAATCTCAGCTACGACCCCATTGCCCGAACCGTGGGTGGCCGTGCGCATCTGGACATGTGCCTGTACGACGGCCTGGGTTCGCAGAGCGAGTACCTGGGGGTCACCGTGCGCGACAGCGGCACGCGCCCTCCGGGGCCCACCGGCTATTCGGTCTGGCATACCGACGGTGCCGGCGGTGACAGCCAACGCATGGACTACACCGTCACCCTCGACCACAACGGCGCGCGCATTCCATTGCGCAACGGGGTGGAAGAACAACTGCGCAACATCGATACGGCGCGGCTGCGCCTGGTGATGTTGCCAGGGATGTCGCAGCCGGTGTTCTGCGTACCCACGCCACTCACCCTCGATACCCCACGCGTACCCATCGACGAGAAACGTTCTGGTGCCTACCAGGGCGATCTGAAGGTCGAACTGCGCCTGCCTACCTCCCGCCCGTGA
- the recG gene encoding ATP-dependent DNA helicase RecG produces the protein MARKAAVTPVLSPSGEASLAMLAGVGPAVAAKLQARGLATLQDLWLHLPLRYEDRTRLTRIEDLRNGVPAQVEGRVVAVERGMRYRPMLKVAVEDEGQGTLVLRFFHFRQQQVGQFAVGNRLRCFGTPKPGHLGLEIVHPSYQVLGRNDDPELGDRLDPVYPTVEGVGPMTMRKLIGQALDRLPEESTLELLPSGWLDGLGLPSLRSALLTVHRPPPDADLAALAAGTHPAQRRLAMEELLAHHLSLRRQRIALQAHHAPPLAGPGKLAKALLKQLPFALTGAQARVFKQIREDLARPSPMLRLVQGDVGSGKTVVAALAAMLAVEQGKQVALAAPTELLAEQHLNNLRGWLEPLGVRIAWLAGKVTGKARAKVMEQVANGEAQVVVGTHALMQEAVVFQDLALAIVDEQHRFGVHQRLALRDKGAGGNSVPHQLVMTATPIPRTLAMSEYADLDVSAIDELPPGRTPVQTVALNNDRRPELIERIALACQEGRQVYWVCTLIEESEELDATPAQATYESLQALLPGVRVGLVHGRLKAAEKLATMVAFKAGDIDLLVATTVIEVGVDVPNASLMVIENAERLGLAQLHQLRGRVGRGSAVSRCVLLYQAPLSQMARERLQTMRETNDGFVIAEKDLELRGPGELLGTRQTGLAGFRIADLARDAGLLPGVHDLAERLLAQQPALADRVVQRWIGTAVRYASA, from the coding sequence GTGGCACGCAAGGCGGCGGTCACCCCGGTCCTGTCACCGTCCGGCGAAGCATCCCTGGCGATGCTCGCTGGCGTCGGTCCGGCCGTGGCCGCCAAACTGCAGGCGCGTGGCCTGGCCACCCTGCAGGATCTCTGGCTTCACCTGCCGCTGCGCTATGAAGACCGCACCCGGCTGACCCGCATCGAAGACCTGCGCAACGGCGTGCCGGCGCAGGTGGAGGGGCGGGTGGTCGCGGTCGAGCGCGGCATGCGCTACCGGCCGATGCTGAAGGTGGCGGTGGAAGACGAAGGGCAGGGCACCCTGGTGCTGCGCTTCTTCCATTTCCGCCAGCAGCAGGTCGGCCAGTTCGCGGTCGGCAACCGGCTGCGCTGCTTCGGCACGCCCAAGCCCGGCCACCTTGGCCTGGAAATCGTCCACCCCAGCTACCAGGTGCTGGGCCGCAACGACGATCCCGAACTCGGCGACCGCCTCGACCCGGTGTATCCCACCGTCGAAGGCGTGGGCCCGATGACGATGCGCAAGCTGATCGGCCAGGCGCTGGACCGCCTGCCCGAGGAAAGCACGCTGGAACTGCTGCCCAGTGGCTGGCTCGATGGCCTCGGCCTGCCATCGCTGCGCAGCGCGCTGCTGACCGTGCACCGGCCACCGCCCGATGCCGATCTGGCCGCGCTGGCGGCCGGCACTCATCCGGCCCAGCGCCGCCTGGCGATGGAAGAACTGCTGGCCCACCACCTCAGCCTGCGCCGCCAGCGCATTGCATTGCAGGCCCACCATGCACCACCGCTGGCCGGCCCCGGCAAGCTGGCCAAGGCGTTGCTGAAACAGCTGCCCTTTGCACTGACCGGTGCGCAGGCGCGTGTGTTCAAGCAGATCCGCGAAGACCTTGCACGGCCCAGCCCGATGCTGCGGCTGGTGCAGGGCGATGTCGGCTCCGGCAAGACTGTCGTCGCCGCGCTGGCGGCGATGCTGGCGGTGGAGCAGGGCAAGCAGGTCGCACTGGCCGCACCCACCGAGCTGCTGGCCGAGCAGCACCTCAACAACCTGCGCGGCTGGCTGGAACCGCTCGGTGTGCGCATCGCGTGGCTGGCCGGCAAGGTCACCGGCAAGGCGCGCGCCAAGGTGATGGAACAGGTCGCCAATGGCGAAGCGCAGGTGGTGGTCGGTACCCACGCGCTGATGCAGGAAGCGGTGGTGTTCCAGGACCTGGCCCTGGCCATCGTTGACGAGCAGCACCGCTTCGGCGTGCACCAGCGCCTGGCCCTGCGTGACAAGGGCGCGGGCGGCAACAGCGTCCCGCACCAGCTGGTGATGACCGCCACACCGATTCCGCGCACGCTGGCGATGTCCGAATACGCGGATCTGGATGTCTCGGCCATCGATGAACTGCCGCCGGGGCGCACGCCGGTGCAGACCGTCGCACTGAACAATGACCGTCGCCCGGAGCTGATCGAGCGCATTGCGCTGGCCTGCCAGGAAGGGCGGCAGGTGTATTGGGTGTGCACGCTCATCGAGGAAAGCGAAGAGCTGGATGCCACCCCCGCACAGGCAACCTACGAATCACTGCAGGCGCTGCTGCCCGGCGTGCGCGTCGGGCTGGTGCATGGCCGCCTGAAAGCCGCCGAGAAGCTGGCGACGATGGTGGCGTTCAAGGCCGGCGACATCGACCTGCTGGTCGCAACTACGGTGATCGAAGTGGGCGTGGACGTACCGAACGCCTCGTTGATGGTGATCGAGAACGCCGAACGCCTGGGCCTGGCCCAGCTGCACCAGCTGCGTGGCCGTGTTGGCCGCGGTTCGGCGGTATCGCGCTGCGTGCTGCTGTACCAGGCGCCGCTTTCGCAGATGGCGCGCGAACGCCTGCAGACCATGCGCGAAACCAACGATGGCTTCGTCATCGCCGAAAAAGATCTGGAGCTGCGTGGCCCCGGCGAACTGCTGGGTACGCGGCAGACCGGCCTGGCCGGCTTCCGCATCGCGGATCTGGCCCGCGACGCCGGGCTGCTGCCCGGCGTGCACGACCTGGCCGAGCGCCTGCTGGCCCAGCAACCCGCGCTGGCCGACCGCGTGGTACAGCGCTGGATCGGCACCGCCGTGCGTTACGCCTCGGCGTAA
- a CDS encoding CS1 type fimbrial major subunit: protein MHMLKKAALAAALVTASLSANAAETHITVLADVDPTLALLQADGSPLPDAVKLDHAPGRGLIPWSQQVRIYSNDIDKDIEVRLINEPVLIGNAPGTPSVPLSVSLNSRELGLAATDYLAADLFDGALPGASVAMPLQIAQKTPGAIDVADSFQGMVSIAMKQKTTSP from the coding sequence ATGCACATGCTCAAGAAGGCCGCGCTGGCTGCAGCGCTGGTCACTGCTTCGCTGTCCGCGAATGCCGCCGAAACCCACATCACCGTCCTGGCCGACGTCGACCCGACCCTGGCCCTGCTGCAGGCCGATGGCAGCCCGCTGCCGGACGCCGTCAAGCTGGACCACGCCCCGGGCCGTGGCCTGATTCCGTGGTCGCAGCAGGTGCGCATCTATTCCAACGACATCGACAAGGACATCGAAGTGCGCCTGATCAACGAGCCGGTGCTGATCGGTAATGCCCCGGGCACGCCGTCGGTACCGCTGTCGGTCAGCCTCAACAGTCGCGAGCTGGGCCTGGCCGCCACCGATTACCTGGCCGCCGACCTGTTCGACGGCGCACTGCCGGGCGCTTCGGTCGCCATGCCGCTGCAGATCGCGCAGAAGACCCCGGGTGCCATCGACGTGGCTGACAGCTTCCAGGGCATGGTCAGCATCGCCATGAAGCAGAAGACCACCAGCCCGTAA